A region from the Stutzerimonas stutzeri genome encodes:
- the panM gene encoding aspartate 1-decarboxylase autocleavage activator PanM, with protein MPVSIEHITEPSQQDRIDLAKIFADAPAWLLAPYADAAALIEAGLTERSLIAGRFNDRLLGAALLQRGANHWRLSHLCVRQVTRRRGVGRRILEESQRLAGEAGTNLHLAAPLEQLEAQALAARTHLPLDPI; from the coding sequence ATGCCCGTATCTATCGAACACATAACCGAGCCCAGCCAGCAGGACCGTATCGATCTGGCGAAAATCTTTGCCGATGCCCCAGCCTGGCTACTGGCACCTTACGCCGATGCCGCCGCGCTGATCGAGGCGGGATTGACCGAGCGCAGCCTGATCGCCGGCCGCTTCAACGATCGCCTGCTCGGTGCCGCCCTGCTGCAACGCGGCGCGAACCACTGGCGGCTGTCGCACCTTTGCGTGCGTCAGGTCACCCGCCGCCGCGGTGTGGGCAGACGAATCCTCGAGGAAAGCCAGCGCCTGGCTGGCGAAGCGGGGACGAACCTGCACCTGGCAGCACCGCTCGAACAGCTCGAGGCGCAGGCCCTGGCCGCACGAACGCACCTGCCGCTGGACCCGATCTAG
- the hisB gene encoding imidazoleglycerol-phosphate dehydratase HisB, with translation MSERTACVERNTLETQVKATINLDGTGKSRFAIGVPFLEHMLDQIARHGLIDLDIECQGDLHIDDHHTVEDVGITLGQAFAKAVGDKKGMTRYGHSYVPLDEALSRVVIDFSGRPGLQMHVPYTRATVGGFDVDLFQEFFQGFVNHALVTLHIDNLRGHNTHHQIETVFKAFGRALRMAVTLDERMAGQMPSTKGCL, from the coding sequence ATGTCCGAACGTACGGCTTGCGTAGAGCGCAACACCCTGGAAACCCAGGTCAAGGCCACCATCAATCTGGACGGCACTGGTAAGAGCCGCTTCGCCATCGGCGTGCCTTTTCTCGAGCACATGCTCGACCAGATCGCCCGTCACGGTCTGATCGATCTCGACATCGAGTGTCAGGGTGATCTGCATATCGACGACCACCACACGGTGGAAGACGTCGGCATCACCCTCGGCCAGGCCTTTGCCAAGGCTGTCGGCGACAAGAAGGGCATGACCCGCTACGGGCATTCCTATGTGCCGCTGGACGAAGCGCTGTCGCGCGTGGTGATCGATTTCTCCGGGCGGCCTGGGCTGCAGATGCACGTCCCCTATACCCGCGCCACCGTCGGCGGCTTCGATGTCGATCTGTTCCAGGAATTCTTTCAGGGCTTCGTCAACCACGCCCTGGTCACCCTGCACATCGACAACCTGCGCGGGCACAACACCCATCACCAGATCGAAACCGTGTTCAAGGCGTTCGGCCGCGCGCTGCGCATGGCCGTGACGCTGGACGAGCGCATGGCCGGTCAGATGCCTTCGACCAAGGGTTGCCTGTAA
- the hisA gene encoding 1-(5-phosphoribosyl)-5-[(5-phosphoribosylamino)methylideneamino]imidazole-4-carboxamide isomerase: MLIIPAIDLKDGACVRLRQGLMDDATVFSDDPVAMAAKWVEAGCRRLHLVDLNGAFEGQPVNGEVVTAIAKRYPNLPIQIGGGIRSLDTIEHYVRAGVSYVIIGTKAVKQPEFVGEACRAFPGKVIVGLDAKDGFVATDGWAEVSSVQAVDLARRFEADGVSAIVYTDIAKDGMMQGCNVEATVALANASRIPVIASGGIHNIGDIQKLLDTNARGIVGAITGRAIYEGTLDVAEAQALCDLKFKDE, from the coding sequence ATGCTGATTATTCCCGCCATCGATCTCAAGGACGGCGCCTGCGTGCGTCTGCGACAGGGCCTGATGGACGACGCGACGGTGTTTTCCGATGATCCGGTGGCGATGGCTGCCAAGTGGGTCGAGGCCGGTTGCCGTCGCCTGCATCTGGTCGACCTCAACGGTGCCTTCGAAGGGCAGCCGGTCAATGGCGAGGTTGTCACGGCCATCGCCAAGCGCTATCCGAATCTGCCAATCCAGATCGGCGGTGGCATCCGTTCGCTGGACACCATCGAGCATTATGTTCGCGCTGGCGTCAGCTACGTGATCATCGGCACCAAGGCGGTCAAGCAGCCGGAATTCGTCGGCGAAGCGTGCCGCGCCTTCCCCGGCAAGGTAATCGTTGGGCTGGACGCGAAGGACGGCTTCGTCGCCACCGACGGCTGGGCCGAAGTCAGCAGCGTGCAGGCGGTGGATCTGGCGCGTCGTTTCGAGGCTGACGGCGTCTCGGCGATCGTCTACACAGACATCGCCAAGGACGGCATGATGCAGGGCTGTAACGTCGAGGCCACCGTGGCCTTGGCCAATGCCAGCCGCATTCCGGTGATCGCCTCTGGTGGCATCCACAACATCGGCGATATCCAGAAGCTGCTCGATACCAACGCACGCGGGATCGTCGGTGCCATAACCGGCCGTGCGATCTACGAGGGCACGCTCGATGTCGCCGAAGCGCAGGCGCTCTGCGATCTCAAGTTTAAAGACGAGTAG
- the hisF gene encoding imidazole glycerol phosphate synthase subunit HisF, with translation MALAKRIIPCLDVDNGRVVKGVQFENIRDAGDPVEIARRYDEQGADEITFLDITASVDNRDTTLHTVERMASQVFIPLTVGGGVRSVQDIRNLLNAGADKVSINTAAVFTPEFVGEAADRFGSQCIVVAIDAKRVSKPGEPGRWEIFTHGGRKPTGLDAVLWAQKMEALGAGEILLTSMDQDGVKSGYDLGVTRAISEAVHIPVIASGGVGNLQHLADGILEGKADAVLAASIFHFGEYTVPEAKAYMASCGIVMR, from the coding sequence ATGGCCCTGGCCAAACGCATCATCCCCTGCCTCGACGTGGACAACGGCCGCGTGGTCAAGGGCGTCCAGTTCGAGAACATCCGCGATGCCGGTGATCCGGTGGAAATCGCTCGACGCTACGACGAGCAGGGCGCCGACGAGATCACCTTTCTCGACATCACCGCCAGCGTCGATAACCGCGACACCACATTGCACACCGTCGAGCGCATGGCCAGTCAGGTGTTCATCCCGCTGACCGTAGGCGGCGGTGTGCGCAGCGTGCAGGATATCCGCAACCTGCTCAACGCCGGCGCAGACAAGGTCTCGATTAACACCGCCGCGGTGTTCACCCCGGAGTTCGTCGGCGAGGCCGCCGATCGTTTCGGCTCGCAATGCATCGTCGTCGCCATCGACGCCAAGCGCGTATCGAAGCCCGGCGAGCCCGGCCGCTGGGAGATTTTCACCCATGGCGGGCGCAAGCCGACCGGCCTCGATGCCGTGCTCTGGGCGCAGAAGATGGAGGCGTTGGGGGCCGGCGAGATTCTGCTTACCAGCATGGATCAGGACGGCGTCAAAAGCGGCTACGACCTCGGCGTGACTCGCGCGATCAGCGAGGCCGTGCATATTCCGGTCATCGCTTCGGGTGGCGTCGGCAATCTGCAGCATCTGGCCGATGGCATCCTCGAAGGCAAGGCCGATGCGGTGCTCGCGGCGAGCATCTTTCACTTCGGCGAATACACCGTGCCGGAAGCCAAGGCCTACATGGCCAGCTGCGGCATCGTGATGCGCTGA
- a CDS encoding substrate-binding periplasmic protein translates to MFKTTLVALAASLSLGAGAAQAASEPINLLTENFPPYNMAVDGKNFARDEHITGIAADIVREMFKRAGVDYTLTLRFPWERIYKMALEMPGYGVFVTARLPEREALFNWVGPIGPDDWVLLARADSGIELSSLEQARQYRIGAYKSDAIGEHLVAQGLEPSLALRDQTNVEKLQNGSIDLWATGDPAGRFLAKQQGVTGLKRVLRFDSAELYLALNKQVSDETVKKLQAALEQMRADGTLDSITGRYL, encoded by the coding sequence ATGTTCAAGACCACGCTAGTCGCGCTGGCTGCCAGCCTGTCGTTGGGGGCCGGTGCAGCACAGGCTGCTTCGGAGCCGATCAATCTCCTGACGGAGAACTTCCCGCCTTACAACATGGCGGTCGATGGCAAGAACTTCGCCCGGGACGAGCACATCACCGGGATCGCGGCTGATATCGTCCGGGAAATGTTCAAGCGCGCAGGGGTCGACTACACGTTGACGCTGCGCTTCCCGTGGGAGCGGATCTACAAGATGGCGCTGGAGATGCCCGGCTACGGCGTATTCGTCACCGCCCGGCTACCCGAGCGGGAAGCGCTATTCAACTGGGTGGGGCCGATCGGGCCGGATGACTGGGTACTGCTGGCGCGTGCCGACAGCGGAATCGAGCTCAGCAGCCTGGAGCAGGCCAGGCAGTACCGAATCGGCGCCTACAAGAGCGATGCCATCGGTGAGCACCTCGTGGCGCAGGGGCTTGAGCCCTCGCTGGCTTTGCGCGATCAGACAAACGTCGAAAAGCTGCAAAACGGGTCCATCGATCTTTGGGCGACAGGTGATCCCGCAGGGCGCTTTCTGGCTAAGCAGCAGGGCGTGACCGGGCTCAAGCGAGTGCTGCGCTTCGATAGCGCCGAGCTTTATCTGGCGCTGAACAAGCAGGTCTCCGACGAGACGGTCAAGAAGCTTCAGGCCGCGCTGGAGCAGATGCGCGCAGACGGCACGCTGGACAGCATTACCGGGCGCTATCTCTAA
- a CDS encoding DUF2164 domain-containing protein, producing MSRAKPKAPVLTLDSAQEQAAQQIIKRFLEDRFELELGSFEAQEVLDLFAREIAPLYYNKAISDVQTHLKERFESIESDLWALEKS from the coding sequence ATGAGCCGGGCCAAGCCAAAGGCACCGGTCTTGACGCTGGATTCCGCTCAGGAGCAGGCCGCGCAACAGATCATCAAGCGCTTTCTGGAAGACCGTTTCGAGCTGGAGCTTGGCTCGTTCGAGGCGCAGGAGGTGCTTGATCTGTTCGCGCGGGAAATCGCTCCGCTGTATTACAACAAGGCGATTTCCGACGTGCAGACGCACCTGAAGGAAAGGTTCGAGAGCATCGAAAGCGACTTGTGGGCGCTCGAGAAGAGCTGA
- a CDS encoding divergent polysaccharide deacetylase family protein — translation MPKLTLIIDDLGQSLRQDRRVLALPGPVAMAILPDTRHATTLAKQARTAGKTVMLHLPMAPAGGPYAWQPPLPEAELIGRLNSALQKVPGASGINNHMGSQMTGLRAAMSTLMGELQRRHLFFVDSRTSSATVAAAAAQRIGLASLSRDIFLDDDPSPAAVAAQYHAALELARKQGSVVIIGHPHPSTLALLERELPHLQAQGIDWVDIGQMIATRGNRAMGAHGVHGIYR, via the coding sequence ATGCCCAAGCTGACGCTGATTATCGACGACCTGGGCCAGAGCTTGCGTCAGGACCGGCGGGTTCTGGCCCTGCCCGGCCCCGTCGCCATGGCGATCCTGCCCGATACCCGCCACGCGACGACGCTGGCGAAGCAGGCCCGAACCGCTGGAAAGACCGTCATGCTGCATTTGCCGATGGCGCCTGCCGGCGGCCCCTACGCCTGGCAGCCGCCGTTGCCGGAGGCGGAGCTGATCGGCCGCCTCAACAGTGCGCTGCAGAAGGTTCCTGGCGCCAGCGGCATCAACAATCACATGGGTAGCCAGATGACTGGTCTGCGCGCGGCGATGTCGACCCTGATGGGCGAACTGCAGCGCCGTCATCTTTTCTTTGTCGACAGCCGCACCAGCAGCGCGACGGTTGCTGCGGCCGCCGCGCAGCGCATCGGCCTGGCCAGCCTGTCGCGCGATATCTTCCTCGACGACGATCCCAGCCCCGCTGCGGTCGCCGCGCAGTACCACGCGGCTCTCGAGCTGGCACGCAAGCAGGGTTCGGTGGTGATCATCGGGCACCCGCACCCGAGCACGCTGGCGCTGCTGGAACGGGAGCTACCGCACCTGCAGGCTCAAGGCATCGACTGGGTGGATATCGGCCAGATGATCGCGACGCGCGGCAACCGGGCCATGGGTGCCCACGGCGTGCACGGCATCTATCGCTAA
- a CDS encoding substrate-binding periplasmic protein codes for MRRILMAGLLMLMAASVRAALPDDYKVVLLTENFPPFNMAADGKNYAAERNISGINADIVREMFKRAGIAYSMTLRFPWERIYNQVLEQPDQGLFSTTYTPEREPLFKWVGPLTSTGWVLLGPPGSSLRLSSLEQAQPYRIGAYKNDAVSQHLESKGLDPINSLRDQENIGKLLKGRIDLWATTDPVGPYLAKQEGVSGLTTVLRFNDAQLFLALNKQTPDEVVTRLQKALNEMKGDGAIDAIMRRYL; via the coding sequence ATGAGACGGATTTTAATGGCCGGTTTGCTGATGCTGATGGCAGCGTCAGTCAGGGCAGCTTTGCCGGACGACTACAAGGTGGTGCTGCTGACCGAGAACTTTCCGCCGTTCAATATGGCAGCCGACGGCAAGAACTATGCGGCCGAGCGCAACATCAGCGGCATCAATGCGGACATCGTTCGCGAGATGTTCAAGCGCGCCGGAATCGCCTACAGCATGACGCTGCGTTTCCCTTGGGAGCGCATCTATAACCAGGTGCTGGAGCAGCCGGACCAGGGATTGTTTTCGACCACTTACACACCGGAGCGTGAGCCGCTGTTCAAATGGGTCGGACCGCTCACCAGCACCGGCTGGGTGTTGCTGGGACCGCCCGGCAGTTCGCTGCGTCTGAGCTCGCTCGAGCAGGCGCAGCCCTATCGGATCGGGGCATACAAGAACGACGCGGTGAGTCAGCACCTGGAAAGCAAAGGCCTGGATCCGATCAATTCGCTACGTGACCAGGAAAACATCGGCAAGCTCCTCAAGGGACGAATCGACCTTTGGGCGACGACCGATCCGGTCGGACCCTACCTGGCCAAGCAGGAAGGGGTGAGTGGACTGACGACGGTTCTGCGCTTCAACGACGCGCAGCTATTCCTCGCGCTGAACAAGCAGACACCGGACGAAGTTGTTACGCGGCTACAAAAAGCGTTGAACGAGATGAAGGGCGACGGCGCCATCGACGCCATTATGCGTCGTTATCTCTGA
- a CDS encoding S41 family peptidase — MLHLCRFAQPSTLALSILLGMCANAWAQQPPAELTPAPVALDKPSRKAPLPLDELRTFAEVLDRIKAAYVEPVDDKTLLENAIKGMLSNLDPHSAYLEPEAFAELQESTSGEFGGLGIEVGVEDGFIKVVSPIDDTPASKAGIEAGDLIVKIDGKPTKGMSMIDAVGMMRGKPGSAISLSLVREGGKPFTVKLTRAVIKVNSVKSQMLEPGYGYLRVTQFQINTGEEVGKALARLRKENGKKLNGLVLDLRNNPGGVLQAAVEVSDHFLTDGLIVYTKGRIANSELRFSADPADASEGVALVVLINGGSASASEIVAGALQDHKRAVLMGTDSFGKGSVQTVLPLNNDRALKLTTALYYTPNGRSIQAQGIQPDIEVARAKLTREQAVEGIREADLTGHLGNGNGGPERPSSAPIASDSARPQDEDYQLGQALNLLKGLNLTRGQ; from the coding sequence ATGCTGCACCTGTGCCGTTTCGCCCAACCCTCTACCCTGGCCCTGTCCATTTTGCTGGGAATGTGCGCTAACGCCTGGGCCCAGCAGCCGCCTGCAGAGCTGACGCCAGCGCCAGTCGCATTGGACAAGCCGAGCAGGAAGGCACCGTTGCCGCTGGACGAGCTGCGCACCTTCGCCGAGGTGCTGGACCGGATCAAGGCGGCATACGTCGAGCCGGTCGACGACAAGACCCTGCTGGAAAATGCCATCAAGGGCATGCTCAGCAACCTCGACCCGCACTCTGCCTACCTCGAACCCGAGGCCTTCGCAGAACTCCAGGAAAGCACCAGCGGCGAGTTTGGCGGTCTCGGCATCGAGGTCGGTGTAGAAGATGGCTTCATCAAGGTCGTCTCGCCAATCGACGACACCCCCGCTTCGAAGGCCGGCATCGAGGCCGGCGACCTGATCGTCAAGATAGACGGCAAGCCCACCAAGGGCATGTCGATGATCGATGCGGTCGGCATGATGCGCGGCAAACCCGGCAGCGCCATCTCGCTGTCACTGGTGCGCGAGGGCGGCAAGCCCTTCACGGTCAAGCTCACGCGCGCAGTGATCAAGGTCAACAGCGTCAAGAGCCAGATGCTCGAGCCCGGTTATGGCTACCTGCGGGTCACCCAGTTCCAGATCAACACCGGAGAAGAGGTCGGCAAGGCCCTGGCACGCCTGCGCAAGGAAAACGGCAAGAAGCTCAACGGGCTGGTGCTGGACCTGCGCAACAACCCGGGCGGCGTCCTGCAGGCGGCGGTCGAGGTATCCGACCACTTCCTCACTGACGGCCTGATCGTCTACACCAAAGGCCGCATCGCCAACTCCGAGTTGCGCTTCAGCGCTGACCCGGCCGATGCCAGCGAGGGCGTCGCCCTGGTGGTGCTGATCAATGGCGGAAGTGCATCGGCGTCGGAGATCGTCGCCGGCGCCCTACAGGACCACAAGCGCGCGGTGCTGATGGGAACGGACAGTTTCGGCAAGGGCTCGGTACAAACCGTGCTGCCATTGAACAACGATCGTGCTCTGAAGCTGACCACCGCGCTCTACTACACGCCGAACGGGCGCTCCATCCAGGCGCAGGGTATCCAGCCGGATATCGAGGTCGCCCGCGCCAAGCTCACCCGCGAGCAGGCCGTCGAAGGCATTCGCGAAGCGGACTTGACCGGGCATCTGGGCAACGGCAACGGCGGTCCGGAGCGCCCCAGCAGCGCACCGATCGCTAGCGACTCGGCACGCCCTCAGGATGAGGACTACCAGCTCGGCCAGGCACTGAATCTGCTCAAGGGGTTGAACCTCACCCGCGGCCAGTAA
- a CDS encoding murein hydrolase activator EnvC family protein: MSRMILALALFCLLGSATADERADARKQIEAARKDVAELQKLLKQIEQEKSTVQKQLQSTESEMGELEKQVDSLQQEIDRSEAELERLNEEKTTLEGARTEQQRLIGIQARAAYQSGRQEYLKLLLNQQNPEKFSRTLTYYDYLSKARFEQLAEFNETLRQLTKVEAGIEAQQATLAEQQDGLQQRRAQLAEVRKERQLALAKLDQDFSSRDQKLKARKQEQAQLERVLQTIEQTLARQAREAEQERQRALAQAREEEARQRQAGRPAPAGPLVSSAGSSYGGPFASAKGKLPWPVDGRLVARYGTPRGGDARTKWDGVLIGAAVGTQVRAVHGGRVVFADWLRGAGLLVILDHGNGYLSLYGHNQSLLRNAGEIVKAGEPIATVGTSGGQESAALYFAIRQQGRPSDPAQWCRAQG, from the coding sequence ATGTCTCGCATGATTCTCGCCCTCGCGCTGTTCTGTCTGCTTGGCTCAGCCACAGCGGACGAGCGCGCCGACGCCCGCAAACAGATCGAAGCGGCACGCAAGGACGTGGCCGAGCTCCAGAAGCTGCTCAAGCAGATCGAGCAGGAGAAATCCACGGTCCAGAAGCAGCTGCAAAGCACCGAGAGCGAGATGGGCGAGCTGGAAAAGCAGGTCGACTCGCTGCAGCAGGAAATCGACCGCAGCGAAGCGGAACTCGAACGCCTCAACGAGGAAAAGACCACGCTCGAGGGCGCTCGCACGGAGCAACAGCGGCTGATCGGTATCCAGGCGCGGGCCGCCTACCAAAGCGGTCGCCAGGAATACCTCAAGTTGCTGCTCAACCAGCAGAACCCGGAAAAATTCAGCCGCACCCTTACCTACTACGACTACCTCAGCAAGGCCCGTTTCGAACAGCTGGCGGAGTTCAACGAAACCCTTCGCCAACTGACCAAGGTCGAAGCCGGCATCGAGGCGCAGCAAGCGACGCTCGCCGAACAGCAGGACGGCCTGCAACAACGCCGCGCCCAACTCGCCGAAGTACGCAAGGAGCGCCAGCTGGCGCTGGCCAAGCTCGATCAGGACTTTTCCAGCCGCGACCAGAAACTCAAGGCGCGCAAGCAGGAACAGGCGCAGCTCGAACGCGTTCTGCAGACCATCGAGCAAACCCTTGCACGCCAAGCACGCGAGGCTGAACAGGAACGGCAGCGTGCACTGGCCCAGGCCCGCGAAGAAGAGGCGCGCCAGCGGCAGGCCGGCCGACCAGCGCCAGCCGGCCCGCTCGTTTCAAGCGCCGGCAGCAGTTACGGCGGCCCGTTCGCCAGCGCCAAGGGCAAGCTGCCCTGGCCGGTGGATGGTCGCCTGGTAGCCCGCTACGGCACTCCTCGTGGCGGCGACGCTCGAACCAAATGGGACGGCGTGCTGATCGGTGCCGCTGTCGGCACCCAGGTACGCGCGGTGCATGGCGGTCGGGTGGTATTCGCCGATTGGCTGCGCGGTGCCGGACTGCTGGTGATCCTCGACCACGGCAATGGCTACCTGAGCCTGTACGGCCATAACCAGAGTCTGCTGCGCAACGCCGGAGAAATCGTCAAGGCGGGCGAGCCGATTGCAACTGTTGGTACCAGTGGTGGGCAAGAGTCCGCCGCCCTGTATTTCGCCATTCGCCAGCAGGGTCGCCCGAGCGATCCGGCACAATGGTGTCGTGCACAAGGATAG
- the hisH gene encoding imidazole glycerol phosphate synthase subunit HisH has translation MQTVAVIDYGMGNLHSVAKALEHVGAGRVLITSDAQIIREADRVVFPGVGAIRDCMAEIRRLGFDELVREVSVDRPFLGICVGMQALMERSEENGGVDCIGLFPGQVRFFGKDLTEDGERLKVPHMGWNEVEQAVSHPLWHNIPADGRFYFVHSYYVEAAQPRQVVGRGRYGKPFAAALADGSRFAVQFHPEKSHTHGLQLLQNFAAWDGRW, from the coding sequence ATGCAGACCGTTGCAGTCATCGATTACGGCATGGGCAACCTGCATTCGGTTGCCAAGGCGCTGGAGCACGTAGGCGCCGGCCGGGTGTTGATCACCAGCGATGCGCAAATCATCCGCGAGGCCGATCGCGTGGTGTTTCCCGGCGTCGGCGCGATTCGCGACTGCATGGCCGAGATTCGTCGGCTGGGTTTCGACGAACTGGTCCGAGAGGTAAGCGTCGATCGGCCGTTCCTCGGTATCTGCGTCGGCATGCAGGCGCTGATGGAGCGCAGCGAAGAGAACGGCGGTGTCGATTGCATCGGCCTGTTTCCCGGCCAGGTACGCTTCTTTGGCAAGGATCTGACCGAGGACGGCGAGCGGCTGAAGGTGCCGCATATGGGGTGGAATGAGGTGGAGCAGGCGGTCAGCCATCCGCTTTGGCACAACATTCCCGCCGACGGCCGCTTCTATTTCGTGCACAGCTACTACGTCGAGGCGGCTCAGCCGCGGCAGGTCGTTGGCCGTGGTCGGTACGGCAAGCCTTTCGCCGCAGCACTGGCCGACGGCTCGCGCTTCGCCGTGCAGTTCCACCCCGAAAAGAGCCATACCCACGGCCTGCAGCTGCTGCAGAATTTCGCCGCCTGGGATGGGCGCTGGTAA